The Pseudomonas sp. TH06 genome has a window encoding:
- a CDS encoding alpha/beta fold hydrolase, which produces MTARSESIQIDIDDEQMSGTFLSPKSKVPGVLFVHGWGGSQERDLERAKGIAGLGCVCLTFDLRGHTGGTGISLSRVTREDNLRDLLAAYDRLLSHPALDTSAIAVVGTSYGGYLASILTSLRPVRWLALRVPALYRDEQWHTPKRDLDKADLRDYRATLVRADSNRALHACSQFTGDVLLVESETDDYVPHATIMSYRAACQQTHSLTHRIIDGADHALSEPVSQQAYTSILVDWITEMVVGERLSIIQSS; this is translated from the coding sequence ATGACGGCTAGAAGCGAAAGCATTCAAATCGACATTGATGACGAGCAGATGAGCGGGACCTTTCTCAGTCCCAAATCCAAGGTGCCGGGGGTGTTGTTTGTCCACGGTTGGGGCGGTAGTCAGGAGCGTGACCTTGAGCGCGCCAAAGGTATCGCCGGACTGGGTTGTGTATGCCTGACCTTCGACTTGCGCGGCCACACGGGCGGCACCGGGATCTCATTGAGCCGAGTGACACGCGAGGACAATCTGCGTGATCTGCTGGCGGCCTACGACCGCTTGCTTTCCCACCCGGCGCTCGACACGTCGGCGATTGCGGTGGTCGGTACCAGTTATGGCGGTTACCTGGCTTCCATACTGACGTCTTTGCGCCCGGTGCGCTGGCTGGCACTGCGGGTCCCGGCGCTGTACCGCGACGAACAATGGCACACGCCCAAACGCGATCTGGACAAGGCTGATCTGCGTGATTATCGAGCGACGCTGGTGCGCGCTGACAGCAACCGTGCGTTGCACGCCTGTTCGCAATTTACCGGGGATGTCTTGCTGGTCGAATCGGAAACCGACGACTACGTACCGCACGCGACGATCATGAGTTATCGCGCGGCGTGCCAGCAGACGCACTCGCTCACCCATCGGATTATCGATGGGGCGGATCATGCGTTGAGCGAGCCGGTTTCGCAGCAGGCTTACACGTCGATTCTGGTGGACTGGATTACCGAGATGGTCGTGGGTGAGCGGTTGAGCATCATCCAGTCTTCATGA
- a CDS encoding YjfI family protein translates to MKSPSPATKSGSPKGERSKPSAKKPSSFYMKQMRAGLAAAGYVKHETWVLPENRSVLKQMEQQLRQPILAGSFMSENYMSAGNNWNIDSLFNALKALDEVASQEITLSLIQSSEPSIKLEMNEFGGLPIHIALAGAQIIVDTVLVDIDSITDVHAFNDAVLRSREMFPLSSIGIESMPNGQTVYNMFGALSADSSLTNVVTEVKTLVDNVQRASEAFEHFFK, encoded by the coding sequence ATGAAAAGCCCCTCCCCCGCGACTAAGTCTGGGAGCCCGAAGGGAGAGCGCTCGAAACCGTCCGCGAAGAAACCGTCGAGCTTCTATATGAAGCAGATGCGCGCGGGCCTGGCCGCCGCCGGTTATGTGAAACACGAAACTTGGGTGCTTCCCGAAAACCGAAGCGTGCTCAAGCAAATGGAGCAACAGCTACGCCAACCGATTCTGGCTGGCTCATTCATGTCGGAGAATTACATGAGCGCAGGCAACAACTGGAACATCGATAGCCTCTTCAACGCCCTCAAGGCACTGGACGAGGTGGCTTCGCAGGAGATCACGCTGTCGCTGATCCAGAGCTCCGAACCCAGCATCAAACTGGAAATGAACGAATTCGGCGGTCTGCCGATTCACATTGCCCTGGCCGGCGCCCAGATCATCGTCGACACCGTGCTGGTGGACATCGATTCGATCACCGACGTGCACGCCTTCAACGACGCCGTACTGCGCAGCCGGGAAATGTTCCCGCTGTCGTCCATCGGTATCGAGTCGATGCCGAACGGGCAGACTGTCTACAACATGTTTGGCGCCCTCAGCGCCGATTCGAGCCTGACCAACGTCGTCACCGAGGTGAAAACC
- a CDS encoding DUF3182 family protein, whose product MTPTLRKKTVVAHSVRAAAPQHEVQTNKALARWLAQILGCKFGGSYDPEKHRGRDLYLLPTQTIVGAAKAHELGIKGPDDLWGGYVEHDFICTKAISHGLRSHLAHAPKGWSPLFSERVRNVVLDGLSVFSLEDARPAAEHLLYSGSIRLKPVHACAGRGQEVIKSLDAFDEILARPEAEQLFREGVVLEQDLSEVITHSVGQSFIGDKVLSYCGDQYLTEDAHGEEVYGGSNLLVVQGGYEDLLALDLPDAVRLAIEQAQVFDGAADEAYPRFYASRRNYDIAQGLDSNGKNRSGVLEQSWRMGGASSAEVAALQSFVNDPTMRAIRVSSVETYIDQPLPADAIEVYRGPAENSEFLLKYVTVKSYDG is encoded by the coding sequence ATGACCCCGACACTCCGCAAGAAAACCGTCGTTGCTCACTCCGTGCGTGCCGCCGCGCCCCAGCATGAAGTACAGACCAACAAGGCCTTGGCCCGATGGCTGGCGCAAATTCTCGGCTGCAAATTCGGCGGCAGCTACGACCCCGAAAAACATCGTGGTCGTGATCTGTATCTATTACCGACGCAGACCATTGTTGGTGCCGCCAAGGCTCACGAGCTCGGCATCAAAGGACCGGATGATCTGTGGGGCGGTTACGTCGAGCACGATTTCATTTGCACCAAAGCCATCAGCCATGGCCTGCGCAGCCACCTGGCTCACGCGCCGAAAGGTTGGTCACCGCTGTTTTCCGAACGCGTGCGCAACGTGGTGCTCGACGGTCTCAGCGTGTTCTCCCTCGAGGATGCGCGGCCTGCTGCCGAGCATTTGCTGTACAGCGGGTCGATTCGGTTGAAGCCGGTTCACGCCTGTGCCGGTCGCGGTCAGGAAGTGATCAAAAGCCTCGACGCCTTCGATGAAATTCTTGCCCGGCCAGAAGCCGAGCAGCTGTTTCGCGAGGGCGTAGTGCTTGAGCAGGACTTGAGCGAGGTCATCACCCACAGCGTCGGCCAGTCATTCATCGGCGATAAAGTGCTGAGCTACTGCGGTGATCAATACTTGACCGAGGACGCCCACGGCGAAGAAGTCTACGGCGGCTCGAATCTGCTGGTGGTGCAGGGCGGCTACGAGGATCTGCTGGCGCTGGATCTGCCCGACGCTGTGCGTCTGGCCATCGAGCAGGCGCAGGTTTTCGATGGCGCCGCCGATGAAGCCTACCCGCGCTTCTACGCCTCGCGACGCAACTACGACATCGCCCAAGGGTTGGACAGTAACGGTAAAAACCGCAGCGGCGTGCTCGAGCAATCCTGGCGCATGGGTGGTGCCAGCAGTGCCGAAGTGGCGGCGCTGCAAAGTTTCGTCAACGACCCGACGATGCGCGCGATACGTGTGTCTTCGGTGGAAACCTATATCGATCAGCCGCTGCCGGCGGACGCCATCGAGGTGTATCGCGGCCCGGCCGAGAACAGCGAATTTCTCCTCAAATACGTAACGGTCAAATCTTATGACGGCTAG